The genomic segment TCGAGTTAGAATCTGTAAGTTTTTATTCAAATAGTCCTGGAACCTAGATCATCGGCTTTTATATCTCCCACACTTGAATTTTGCAAACCTGCGACATCTTAGTCAATTAACTGCCTATAAAACAAGCCTTTGTTAGTGGcaagtgagagagagagaggatgGGAGGGAGGAAGGGAGCAAGAGAGAGAAGGGTTGGATTTTCTTTGTAACTGTGGCGAGTGGCCACAATACTTTCTCTGATCATGGCTTTctgctttttcttttctacatgGAGAGAAGACAAAGACAATGATGcaccttttttaattttatctaTCTCCATTTTAAGTCAACTATAGTTGACAATAGCTGCCTTTAAGACTACGTCGCATGTCTGACATATTGTAGCTCCTTTGTCTGACTTATAGTGATGTGTGTTGCAGTGGGTTTTATCTTCAAAAGAAATCAACTTTCCCTATCCACTTGGATTGACTCTGCTTCACATGGTCTTCTCCTCAATTCTATGTTTTGTGCTTACCAAGGTTCTCAAGGTAAGAAATACTCCCTTTTGTTTTTAATGGTTTCATGAATGCCACCTTATAGTGCTAATTAGGGGATTTCATGCAGATAATGAAAGTTGAGGAAGGGATGACTCTAGATATGTGAGTATTCAAGTGAAAGAATTTCATGTCAAATATTTCTCTTATGGATATTGGTTGGCTTCTATCTAAGGACTTTATTTCTTTGCTGACTTTTCTCCTTAAGCTCATTTAGTCCTTTGTTCCCAAATTATATGTCCAGCTTTGCTTTTTTTGATACGATAATGATTTTCACTTTATATGAATGGATTTTACCTTGTCTCTTATAACACAAGAATTACACAACAATCCAccttttttctcttaaaaaagAAGCTATTCTGTCTCATCCATAAAAGACAattgtctcttcttcttcttgttcttttttgtGGTTCACTTTTGTCAGATTTTCTCTTCCAACTAGTTTGAAAATTATCATTCGATAAAGATATCGTGGATTTAATATGCAGATACTTTAGTTCGGTCATACCAATTGGTGCAATGTTTGCAATGACACTTTGGCTTGGGAACACTGCTTACCTCTATATTTCTGTTTCATTTGCCCAGATGTTGAAAGCAATCAGTAAGTCTTACTGATTTCAGCTGTCTTATCTACTGTAGATCTTAGATGGTAAAGGTAACTATAGCTTTAGGATAGAAAGAATCTCATAGGGGAACTGGCACGCAATGCTTCATGTTTGATAGATTCAGAGGCTGGGCTGGTGACCTGCTCAAGTGCTCCgtttccatttttttatttgagcCAAGGGCATCATctctttttttggtttcttctGCAGTGCCAGTAGCAGTTTTTATTCTGGGGGTTGCAGCTGGACTCGAAGTGATGAGCTGCAGAATGCTTCTCATAATGTCAATAATCAGTTTTGGTGTACTTGTGGCTTCTTATGGGGAAATAGATATTAACTGGGTAGGTGTTGTCTATCAAATGGGAGGTGTTGTTGGAGAAGCTCTGAGGCTTATATTTATGGAGATTCTGGTGAAACGGAAGGGCCTGAAGCTCAATCCCATATCTGTGATGTACTATGTTAGCCCATGCAGGCATGTATTTTTATTGTCTAAAAGCTTGATCTGTTGATATTTCCTGTTTCAACGCTATAGATAGTCTGATTGGAATCTTCTTCCCAAATGCAGTGCTCTTTGTCTTTTAATTCCATGGATCTTTTTGGAGAAACCTAAGATGGATGAACAGAGGACATGGAACTTTCAACCTCTTATTCTAACTCTAAATTCTCTATGTACCTTTGCCCTGAATCTGTCAGTTTTTCTGGTGATTCAACATACAAGTGCCCTGACAATTCGTGTTGCTGGAGTGGTCAAAGATTGGGTGGTTGTGCTGCTATCTGCACTACTTTTTGCTGATACAAAATTGACACTAATTAATCTTTTTGGTTATGCCACTGGTAACTTTTCTAACCTCCTTGTCAGAATTCTTTTCCTAACCTCTTGTGTGGTTCACCAAGACATATTActtttaactatttaacgtGCACTACAGCCAtgtccaatgttctcgtgtgcTTCTGAGCTCCACA from the Lycium ferocissimum isolate CSIRO_LF1 chromosome 11, AGI_CSIRO_Lferr_CH_V1, whole genome shotgun sequence genome contains:
- the LOC132036955 gene encoding probable sugar phosphate/phosphate translocator At3g14410; amino-acid sequence: MADPQEKWVSDDVRTYSYLLLYIALSSGQIFFNKWVLSSKEINFPYPLGLTLLHMVFSSILCFVLTKVLKIMKVEEGMTLDIYFSSVIPIGAMFAMTLWLGNTAYLYISVSFAQMLKAIMPVAVFILGVAAGLEVMSCRMLLIMSIISFGVLVASYGEIDINWVGVVYQMGGVVGEALRLIFMEILVKRKGLKLNPISVMYYVSPCSALCLLIPWIFLEKPKMDEQRTWNFQPLILTLNSLCTFALNLSVFLVIQHTSALTIRVAGVVKDWVVVLLSALLFADTKLTLINLFGYATAIAGVAAYNNHKLKKPTSRASSNESEPSQSIPLIQSSNSNE